gatattcttctcagttTGGGAATCTTATGATTTTACTacctaatatttaaaaagaacataatCTCAAAATAAGCTAAGTAGATGGATTTTTACAAATTTATGAGTACTGCTTAATCTAAgagttcaaaaatttcatggaaaaatagaattaaaaaataagtttaggggccagcactgtgatgtagtagattaagcctctgcctgcgatgctagcaGCCCATATCagtgttcctcttctgatccagctctctgctgtggcctgggaaagcagtagaggagggcccaagtgcttgagaccctgtaccacatggaggacctggaagaagctcctggctcctggctttggcctggtccagacccagccatcatggccatttggggagtgaaccagaagacagaagacctctctctgtctctctccctatctgtaactctgcctctcaaataaataaataaatcttgtaaaaacaatatttttagtgtaaaaaaatttttgaaatcagataTATGAGAGGTCTTTATAAAGTACATGGAAATAGGCATtataaaaaaactgcatggattcaaaaaaatttttacaccaatataaactttttaatttttctataaactttttgaggtGCTTTTATAGTGGAGTTTTGGGCCATGAATATAATGGATGATTTATCCAAGCTCACAGAGTTGGCTGAACGCAAATTTTATGTCCCCTGGTTTCTAGACATttgtaggttttatttatttatttattttgactggcagagttagacagtgagagagagacagagagaaaggtcttccttccattggttcaccccacaaatggcctccacggccggcactgcaccaatccgaagccaggagccaggtcttcctcctggtctcccatgcgggtgcagggcccaagcacttgggccatcctccactgccttcctgggccacagcagagagctggactggaagaggagcaactgggacataactggcgccccaaccaggactagaaccaggggtgacggcgccacaggcggaggattagccaagtgagccgtggcgctggcctacctttgtatgttttagaaaatggaaaagtaGTTTTACTGACGAAGACCATGGAACATAAAGAGAGAATTAATTAGAAATAGAACCTGTTCTTCTTAAGTCCTGATCCATTAGATGCAGCTCCTTCCTCTGTGTACCTGGGCTTAGATTTTGATGGAAACCATTTTTCTGCCATGACCCATTTGAATGAAGAACAATCTTGTGAATGATTCATGACCGTGGACTATAACTTGCCACTCATTGTCAGAGAAcgtaaaaatattcaaaacataacCTTGAATCTCTTCTAAAATGGAAGATAATAATTTTTGGAAACATAATTTGCTTTTATTAGCCTCCAATCACACGGGACTTACCCAGCCTCACCCCTAAACATGAGCTGGTTTTCAGGACTGCAATTGCAAAGCATTACTTTAGGATACTCTGTTGGTAGAGTCGGGTGTTACCTTTCACGTGGATAATGGTTCCGTTGCTCTTCTCGTTGTCTAGATAAGGAGGAGGGTACATGACCTCGATTTTGCAGAAGTAAATATCTGTTTGGTTAACGTACAGATTCTTGAGGTAGAAAGTCACTGTTTCATTGCCCAATTTTCCATCACAGTTGAACCCTGTAGTTGAATGAAACTGATGTGGATGGGAGAAGTTCCCATTCACGACACAGACCTCCACAGCACTGTCAGCTCCCTTATAGAGGGATGCCCGGAACTCCTTGGAGAAGAGGTTGTAGGTATACTTGCAGCTCAGGTTGACCTCGTTGTTATTCACCACAAGCATGGGAGACTGCTTCACCAAAATCTTGTTCtctggaagaaaaataatttgcttaGAACAAGAGTATAAggatattttttttccagaaattaagATGTATTAATTAACCACATGGAAAGAGTTCAATAGTTTACATCTGAGCTTATTTTCATCCTCCTTTGAAGGGACACATTTTCACCTGGAAGGCAGGAATATGGTCTTGTGTTGGCACTGAGCACCACAGCCAGGCTCTCAGACTTTGTGAATCTGTATGGAGATTCCTACAATGTCAGTCAGGTTTGGGCTGATTTTCTGACTGAGTGACAAATTTGGAAGTGCCTTCAATGCTTGACACATGCATAAACAGATTGGTTGTGAGTTGTGATACAGGCTTGTGTGAAggcatgaaaatgtttttaaacattttgactTTCAGTGTTGGCCATTCTAAGAGTGGAATAAAGAGGTCAGAAAACAATGTAAGCCGAAGAGTTCGCTTTTGTTTCCCTTCCACAGCAAATGTGGAGAACAGGCTGCCCAAGAAATTTGCATATGTGTTCCTTTAAATCACAGAGGCGGGAAGACTCCCACTAGTTACCACTCTGGTCCATGTTCTACCTCTAAGCCATCTTAGCAAAGTACCACAGACCTTGGACTCCATTTAGTTCAGACTCTGCACTTCAAAAGCAATAAACTGAAGCTTGATTTTCCACCTCATGAGAACAGGGAACACATCTGTCTTGTTTTGCACTGTATTCCCATTGGCTGCCACAtgacaatatatatattttttttattttattttttttttgacaggcagagtggacagtgagagagagagacagagagaaaggtcttcctttgcctttggttcaccctccaatggccgccgcggccggcgcgctgcggccggcgcaccgcgctgatccgatggcaggagccaggtgcttctcctggtctcccatgcaggtgcagggcccaagcacctgggccatcctccactgcactccctggccacagcagagagctggcctggaagaggggcaaccgggacagaatccagcaccccgactgggactagaacccggtgtgccggcgccgctaggcggaggattagcctagtgagccgcggcgccggccgacaatatattttttttccaaatattgcATGAGGGCTGGAAACAACACATGGCTTAGTCTGAAGTCAGCAAATggtgagcagagccagaactAAGGCCCAAGTCAGCCAGCACCACCTGAGAAACAGACCACCGAAGCACCATCTTTCGTCATTGAAGGATCCATTTTGCCAGCAAAAGACTCCAGACTTTTCCTAAAGTAGCGAATCACTATGTGTCTTTGATTCAAATTTCAATGCAAGCCaaaacatttttttgttgttgtcatgGGGATGTGTTAATAATTGTCTatcctttgcatttttaaaatactcatttgaGGCAACACCTCATGTACTCACACTGAAGACCCAAATAAAAGCAGAGtctgtaaaaatgaaatttaccATTTAGCCTGGATTTGAGTTTGTGTGTTCAActgttttggttttgctttgagTAGAAGGAAGCTGCACAGAACTAAACTGAAGGTGTTTGTCTCTTATATACTTAAGCAATGCTAGCTGTacatcaagaaatttaaaaagaagatctATGGTCAGGTGTTCTACTCCCAGACTGAGGATTAATGATCCCAGAAACCCCAtacctttcattattttttatttatttatgtgaaaagcagagttacagagagagagggagagatagagagagacagagacagagagagagagagagagagagagagagagagatcttccgtctgctggttcacttcacaaatggtcacgacggctgaggctgggccaggctaaagacaggagattcatccaggtttcctttgtgaatggaagggacccagctacttgggtcatcctctgctgctttcctgggtgcattaggagagagctggattggaagtgaggcagccgggactcgtaCTGGCAGCTCTGTGGGATGCTCCTGTTGcgggaggcagcttaacccatagAGCCACAACAAGGGTCCCCACCCTGTGCCCTTTAGTAGTCActtcccattcctccctcccttcaacccctggcaaccactaatctactttttgTTTCCATGGAttggcttttttttaattattattattattttgtgtaaAGGGATTCATGCAACACATGGCCTTTTTCTGCCTggattctttcagttagtatagtgtttccaaggttcatccatgttgtaacatGGATCAGAACTTCAttactgggccggcaccgcagctcactaggctaatcctccaccttgcggcgccggcaccccgggttctggtcccagttggggcgccagattctgtcccggttgctcctcttccaggccagctctctgctgtggcccgggaaggcagtggaggatggcccaagtacttgggccctgcacctgcatgggagaccaggagaagcacctggctcctggcttcggatcagcgtggtgcaccggccgcggtggccattggagggtgaaccaacagcaaaggaagaccttcctctctctctctctctctctctctctctctcactgtccactcttcctgtcaaaaaaaaaaaaagaacttcattaCTCTCTCtgactgaataatattgcattgtatGGAGGCATTCCGTTTTGCTTTCCACTCATCACTTTTTGGCTAAGGTCAAcgctgctgctgtgaacatttgtcTTCAGGTGTTTACATGGACATGTGTTTTCAGTTCTCTCTTAGGTATTCACTGCGAGTGGAGTTCTTGAAACATATGGTGACAGATGAAACCTCACTTCTTACCCTCAGATTCGTAGACCTCTGCAGGCTTTCCAGTCTCATTTCCTCAAAACAAAACCCTCCTTAGTCGCCAGATCATTTACGTCAGCAACCCGGGAACACACCGCGAGCATTCCCACCTCCATACTTTGTTCAGTAACCCTGAGGCCAGAGTACCACTTCCTTCTCAGGCCTCCAACAAAGCTCGTTTATGTCACTATTTTGCCATTGACTCAGGTTCTCCCATATAAAcatctatctctttttttatatgcttcaatttctttaacttttgatTCATGTGTGTTTCCTCTAATCCCCtagtattgtttcttttttttttttttttaaggtttatttatttatttgaaaggtagagttagagagaaggagagacagacaggttttccatctgctggttcactccccaaatggcttcactggccagggctgggacaggctaaagacagggg
Above is a window of Oryctolagus cuniculus chromosome 3, mOryCun1.1, whole genome shotgun sequence DNA encoding:
- the CD28 gene encoding T-cell-specific surface glycoprotein CD28 precursor (The RefSeq protein has 1 substitution compared to this genomic sequence) translates to MILRLLLAFNFFPSIQGTENKILVKQSPMLVVNNNEVNLSCKYTYNLFSKEFRASLYKGADSAVEVCVVNGNFSHPHQFHSTTGFNCDGKLGNETVTFYLKNLYVNQTDIYFCKIEVMYPPPYLDNEKSNGTIIHVKEQHFCPAHPSPKSSTLFWVLVVVGAVLAFYSMLVTVALFSCWMKSKKNRLLQSDYMNMTPRRPGPTRKHYQPYAPARDFAAYRS
- the CD28 gene encoding T-cell-specific surface glycoprotein CD28 isoform X1, whose translation is MPCGLSPLIMCPKGSRLVVALDDRDSQAVAGTSSNKILVKQSPMLVVNNNEVNLSCKYTYNLFSKEFRASLYKGADSAVEVCVVNGNFSHPHQFHSTTGFNCDGKLGNETVTFYLKNLYVNQTDIYFCKIEVMYPPPYLDNEKSNGTIIHVKEQHFCPAHPSPKSSTLFWVLVVVGAVLAFYSMLVTVALFSCWMKSKKNRLLQSDYMNMTPRRPGPTRKHYQPYAPARDFAAYRS